The Anguilla rostrata isolate EN2019 chromosome 2, ASM1855537v3, whole genome shotgun sequence genome contains the following window.
ATGGGAAATTATATGAATACAAGAAAGGGCCTCTCTTCCTGCTGAGTAAATAACATCTGTAAAGGACAAGGGGCTTGTGCGCACACCCTTCCAAAAAACACATGTACTGCTGTCTGACGAGGCAACCATCACCTATCCACTAAAAACTGCTCATACAAAATGTCACCTGCTTTTATTTGGGACAACACAAACCAATTCCACTCTGTAAAAGatttttgtttccaaaaaaatacatattgagTCTCTTAAATGTAGATTtacaatttttcacatttttcttcttttcaggTACAGCTGGGTTATCATACGCATagagtttattttgtttaatatatttgGCACTCACAGGTTCCACTGTACCCTGGTCCCTTATAGAGTTATTcttaaacacacaccacacacacggtAGTGCTGACCATACATTCAAGGTACACACGTCTGCTTCCCAGAATCTTATGACTTCCTTCTGTTCATCTGTCCACATCTACCGATGTAGAATGGCATATTCCTCTACACCCCCAAATCCCCGTCAAAACAAGGTCTGCCCCCCGCCAGTGTCCGTTGAAACCCAGAGGGCCGGGAGCCACGCCCTCACTTGTCTGGCCCGCCCTTTTTATCAGCCAGCTCCTCCATCTGTCGCTGCCTTCGTTCCAGGATCTCCAGTAGCTTGGCGTCGTTCCGCGCTCGCTCCCGGGCCCGCAGGTCTGCGATGTCTTCAAAGAACACGTGCCTGCAGGAGAGTGAAACAAGCTCCCTGAAACAGCTGCAGGTTCTTCATTTATCCACCTGTACAACTGTGACACTGTCCAAAACATATTAGCATTCTAACCTACTTACAAGATAAATATTATGGCGCCATTACCCTTTATGTATACGCTATAAAACTACAGCCAGCTACCTCTCTTGGGTAGCACTTACAATCGCTCGGTATGCAACCCGAGCGaccacaaattaaattgaagtGATATTACatagtagcctacatacagCACAACTGCAGCACGGATTCTCCGTTTTGTGAGCGGTAAGTACGCGCAACCAGAAGTGTGCAGGTTTGAATCTTGTCcaaacaaaatttgaaattgGGAGGGAGCCTACCATgctagcagtagcagtaatgTTGTAATTGACAATGCATTATGTGCATGTTACAGCATCGGACTTGCCCTGAAAAAAATGGTtctgctaaacaaataaataacgcATCAGGACAGTCAAAGTCCATCTCTGGCATAAAAGGAAAAGGCTCAATTACAACTTCACATGCCACGTTTATAAATGTCACAGGTTCGATGCCCGgatggggcactgccgttgtacccttgagcaagccaaggtacttaacctgcatttcttcagtatatatccagctgtataaatggatgcaatgtaaatggtatgtaaaaagttgtgtgagtcgctctggataagagcgtctgttaagTGTCTGCAATGTAATCAGTTTAAGGATAAACTCTATTGGTATGTGCAACTTCTTTGGTGTCAGTGAAAGAACATTATCCATTGCCTACTGTTCTTATCTTTAACCATTTATTTCCCTTGTAAAATCTACTTAGCCATAGCTATACTGAAAATAGTTGCCTTTGAATTATAATTTCGGTAATATGATTAAGAAGTTAGATAAACTGACATGATAGCAGGAGCGCCAGCCAGCTTGCTGCAAAACTGCTGGTCATCGCGTTCTCTACCCACCCAGCTGATTACGACAGAACGCACCGATACTGGTCTCTCACCTGTTATAAAAGGCAGTAGCAAGACTCACGAGTAAGGTTCCAAATAATATTGGCTTTGTAAGGCGCTTGCGAGTGGATAGTCGATGCTGCTTCATGACCTCGACGTATTACAAGCAATGCAGTTGACTGCAACCGATCGAATCATCGAGACTTTATACTCCTGCAAATTTTACCCTATCATAAAGCATATTATTCGCTGACCGAAAACCTCAGTTTGTTCCGCTGACCTCCACAAAGTTGCGTGCACAACCGTGCACGAAACACACGTAGTatcacttcctgtcagcttgtcatgaaaaataaatcgttcttttttctttgtgcgGTTAAATTGAGTTATCAAAAAGTAACTGAAATGGCTCACATGGAGCACTAACATTTATTTCAgactacttttaaaaaaacaattcatattacgCCGTTGCCAAAAAGCCCCCTAAACCGGAACTCAAATTGATAGTAGCGGTGGAGCTGATGGGAATAATATTGAAGGACCGGAACGCGAAAAAAAATTGGAGGCGCTTTATTTTGAGACTAGAGACAGGTTGCTTTCGGTACGTTGTGTGGTGTAGTTTAACAGCATCTTATTATAACTAGCTAGTTAGACACATGGATAAATACTCCCATTTGCATGCAATTAATACAAAACCACTGTATTGTGGTCAGCTAACCTGTCTTGTGTCCatctagctaacattagccaacGTAACTGGGTGAATCCCTAATGTCGTCAGGAAGGAGTAGGTTTCCTGGACCGGATCGGTTCGAATACCTCCAAGCATTGGTTACCGAGTTCCAGGACACCGACAGTACAGGTACTGGTCCACTGCTGACTGGTTTAGGTAGCTGTGCGCGACATATCTAAGATCTGTATTCCTCTGCGATATGGGGCCAGTTTAACTCTTATATATTGTGGCACCCATTAAATGTAGTGCATACTTTTGCCCATCACCTACTCGGTCCTATGAATTTCTCACTGCTGACAGCTGAAGCTAAACAGGTGGAGTGAAGCTAAACGTGGTAACCCCATAAAACTGGCCGCTGGATGTGTTGTTTATGTACCAGCCCAGTAGGGGGTACTCTTCTTGACCAAGCAGAAAATCACTGCGGAGGGAGGTTACCGTGCTGTAGGAGATGTTGGTTTTCCAATGATATAAGATGCAAGTTATACTTTACACGTTATATTGTAGTAGCAGATAAAACACACAATTTGCCCAGTTACTTTTATTCTCATTGGAAGGTGTACTGTACTGTGGAGAAACGGCATGTTGTACAGGAGTGTGTATACAATTTCAGTCTGCTTTATGAGTTAGCTGCATTCATGTTAATGTCAATGTTTGTACTATAACTGACAACAGGATTTCAGAGTTCTGGACAGTTAATTTCTGATAACTGGAGAATGCCatgtttatttcagaataatttGATTTAGTGCTGTGTCCATGCTTTGAGAACTTaatgagaacaaaaacaaggatGGTATATTTTCCCTCATTTctactttttcaaaaatatttcttaacCTCAAACCTTTGTCACAGTTTTACAACATTCTGTGTGCATGGTAGAAAAGATCCCTTTAAAGATGCCTTTCCGTCATTTGTCTTATTGATTGTGGGAGGATTTAATTATATTTgcttaattaataaaaaaataaaatattatctaTGTCGATGACTTCCAGATGCCAAAGAGCAGGTCTTGGCGAATCTGGCCAATTTCTCGTACGACCCCGGGAACATGGAGGACCTGCGGACCCTGCAGGTGACGGAGCTCTTCCTGGACATGCTCACTGAGGAGAGTGAGAACCTGGTGGAGTTTGGAATTGGTGAGTGGCTGGAGCACCACAGGTTCACACTCCTGCTCTTAGTTACTGTGTTCTACATCAGGGGATTCCTGTGATCTGCTGGTCCTACCTCCATTTAATGTGTGCGGTACACTGTGTTTCATTGACCAGGATTTAAACTTGTCACGGTAAATTTAAACTTAATTAACATCACTCTTTTTGAAAAAGGACCAGGTtagcttttcattttataataaaaagtgGGAAACATGCAAATGAATTGAAGTTATAAAAGGAAAGTTAACTCTGGATATCAATCAAATTCcattatacatttcttttttgacaTTAATTGGGCCTGCACGCTGATTGTCACACTTGATCAGGCTAGTCTGTGTACGGGGCCTGTGGGATATATGTCAAGCCCTCTTAAAGGCAGAAGTAGAGATATTTGAAGCAGAGGAGTCGTGTACAGtgatgcctctctctctctctctctctctccatctctctccctctctctctctcccactctctctttccatctccccccttttctttccccctctctctctcccctcctctgtcactctccttctttctctctctctctctctctctctctccctctccctccctcctcagggGGCCTCTGTAACCTGAGCGTGGACCCCGCCTGCCGGGACCAGATCCTGGAGAGCGACGGCATCGCCCTGGTAACGGGCTGCCTGTCCAGCCGTCGGGAGGAGACGGTGCTGTCGGCCATCGGCACCCTGATGAACCTggcgacgggggcggggccgcgggcGGGGTCCTCCGCCCGCGAGCGCCTCACCGACCCCGCCgtgctgcagtgcatgctgcGCTTCTCGCTCTCCCACAGCACCCGCCTGCGCAACCTGGCCTGCGTCTTCCTGCAGGACTGCTGCACCCCCGCCCAGGTGGAGCGGGCCCAGCGCCAGCTGCAGGACTGCACCCAGACCGCCCTGGGGATCCCCCTGCCACAGGACTAGCTCGGAAACGGTTACTTAGCGACCAGGGCCGGGCAAAGCGACGCTGCTGCGGGTCAGTCCGGGCTCTGGTCAGCTGGCAACCTGGGTTCTGCTCCACAGGAAGAGACAGCCCAGCCCACGGTTATGCACACGCTGCACACGTAGGCTCTGGGTCCGCAGTGGATCTGATTACTTGCTGGAACAGGATCTGATTACTTGCTGGAACAGGATGTGATTTGTGGATGCCCCCTGTACACTTATTACTGGATTCTGGCTTCCTGTTGACAGCACTCTGTCATCCCCTCTGACCCAGAGATGCTTTTATAATggatttcaaaaggaaaaagaatCATTACCTCCACTGCTTTAACTTTTTAACAAGACAACATGCGGGATTTGTGATTGATTCTGTGTCATAGCCTTTCATCTCTCAACAGAAtaaacacaggtgtgtgtgtgtgaattttgtCCTTTTGAATTTTCTAAAGGTTTAATAAATGTGTACTGTTGTTTTGTCTTTCTGTTCTTTGCAGCGAACATTGAATACCTCAACAATTTAGTGCATTTCAATCAAAACTAAATTCCTGGTTTTGGGCTTCGTTAAAACCAGAATGTTGTGCTTTTTGTAAATGTGGCAGGCATTACAGTAAAGGAATTCATTGAGCGCCTGGAAATGTTGGTGCACTGAGCAATATGTGAACACTACCTTTAACCGCCACTGGAGGGAGACAGTCTCCTTAATTTAACAGAAACTGGGAGGCCGCTAAGGGTCGTTTGGCTCTGTTCACATCCACTAGGGGAGTTCTCTATCTGCATTTGATGGCAGCACAGGTTCCTGGGTTTAAATCAAAGTCCTCAGAAGACGttgatttgtgtatttatttgaacattttagATGGGTACTTTACCCTGATAACCCAAAAACATTCTCACCATGTTGCTACCATGTAATGGCAATGTTATTACGTTGATGAAACATTCCGGTAACGTTGTGAGAACATTTAGTGTTTTCTGGGTTTGTCGCTGTGCTCATCTCCGTGTAAGTGACCGGCTGTATAAAATGCAGACAGAGGCACAGCGCCTGCTCTCATCTGGCCTCCATGCTGGACATTCCACaactgcagtctgtctgtgatCGTTATGGA
Protein-coding sequences here:
- the armc7 gene encoding armadillo repeat-containing protein 7; protein product: MSSGRSRFPGPDRFEYLQALVTEFQDTDSTDAKEQVLANLANFSYDPGNMEDLRTLQVTELFLDMLTEESENLVEFGIGGLCNLSVDPACRDQILESDGIALVTGCLSSRREETVLSAIGTLMNLATGAGPRAGSSARERLTDPAVLQCMLRFSLSHSTRLRNLACVFLQDCCTPAQVERAQRQLQDCTQTALGIPLPQD